The Candidatus Atribacteria bacterium genome contains the following window.
TCAAATGTAATATTACTTTAGTTCTTTCAATATGTTTTAAAAATCTATCTCCTAAACCAGTCCCCTTGTGAGCACCTTCGATTAGACCGGGAATATCCGCTACTATAAAACTTTTTTCTCCCTCCCTACTAATCACCCCTAAATTAGGGCTAAGAGTAGTAAAGGGATAATCGGCAATTTTGGGTTTAGCCGCTGAAATTCGAGAAAGCAAGGTAGACTTTCCGGCATTGGGATAGCCCACTAATCCTATGTCGGCAATTATTTTCAGGCTTAAATGTAGTTTCTTTTCTTCCCCTGGTTCTCCTTTTTGAGCAAATCTGGGACTCCTTCTAACCGAGCTTTTAAAGCGAAAATTTCCTTGTCCACCCTGTCCGCCCTTGGCTACGGTAATCCTTTGTCCGCTTTCTAATAAATCACCTAAAATAGTGGCGCTAACCATATCTTCGACTACAGTTCCCAAAGGGACTTTAATCAATAAATCCTCTCCATTTTTCCCTTTTTTGTTGCTTCCCTGTCCGCTTTCTCCATTTTTTGCTCTTTGATGAGGGTTATTATAGAGATCTACTAGCGTACCAGTTTCATCATCTGCTTCAATGATTATATCTCCGCCTTTTCCCCCGTCTCCCCCGTTGGGACCACCTTTAGGGATATATTTTTCTCTTCTGAAGCTTACAGCTCCGTTTCCCCCTTTTCCTGCTCTTACTTCTATTGTCACTTTATCTACAAACATAATCTTCTCCTATGAAAACGAAAATTCAGCATTAAAACCTTATTTTCATTTTTTATTATTTTATCTAATGATACTAAAAAACCCTGAGTTTTACAAAAAAACTCAGGGTTAATTTGATATAATAGTTTGCTTATTTTAAGATCGTTCGGCATAAACACAAACTTGCTTTCTGTCTCTTCCCTTTCTCTCAAAAGTTACAAATCCTTCGGTTAAAGCAAACAGAGTATCATCATTCCCTCTTCCCACATTTTCTCCGGGAAGAATTTTAGTCCCTCTCTGTCTGATTAAAATACTACCAGCCTTTACAAATTGACCGTCAGACCGCTTGACTCCTAACCGTTTAGGATTACTATCTCTGCCGTTTTTGATTGATCCCTGACCTTTTTTATGTGCCATAAATTCTCACCTCACCCTCTTACCTCTGCCTTTGTTTAAAAGATATTATAGATTGTTTATTGTGTTCTGATACTTTATATATATTATACTTTTAAATTTCTATTTTTTCAATTAATATTTCAGTATAAGGTTGCCTATGTCCGGTCTTTTTGCGATACCTTTTTTTAGATTTATATTTAAAAACCAAAATCTTTTTGGCTTTATCTTGGCTTAATACTTTTCCCACAACTTTAGCTTTTTCTACCAGAGGCTGGCCAATAATATGTTCTCCGTCTTTATCAATAAATAGTATCTGATCAAATTCTACCATCTTTCCCTTTTCCTGGTCTAACTTTTCAATCCTGATAATATCTCCCTCTTTTACTAGATACTGTTT
Protein-coding sequences here:
- the obgE gene encoding GTPase ObgE, producing the protein MFVDKVTIEVRAGKGGNGAVSFRREKYIPKGGPNGGDGGKGGDIIIEADDETGTLVDLYNNPHQRAKNGESGQGSNKKGKNGEDLLIKVPLGTVVEDMVSATILGDLLESGQRITVAKGGQGGQGNFRFKSSVRRSPRFAQKGEPGEEKKLHLSLKIIADIGLVGYPNAGKSTLLSRISAAKPKIADYPFTTLSPNLGVISREGEKSFIVADIPGLIEGAHKGTGLGDRFLKHIERTKVILHLIDGATMKKEDPLNSYRAINKELNSFSKMLTNKPQMIAINKCDLLSVKENIPIFRNAFQQEGQQIFPISALTGEGLDQLIQNISSLLNELKLKEKDKFREVLPEKEAVYKFTPRFVVNKKGNFYEVSGTEIERIVAMTNFDNEEAIDYFQRIIKKMGLEKDLIKKGIKEGDQVKIKEIIFTFTNK
- a CDS encoding 50S ribosomal protein L27 gives rise to the protein MAHKKGQGSIKNGRDSNPKRLGVKRSDGQFVKAGSILIRQRGTKILPGENVGRGNDDTLFALTEGFVTFERKGRDRKQVCVYAERS
- the rplU gene encoding 50S ribosomal protein L21, which codes for MQAIIATGGKQYLVKEGDIIRIEKLDQEKGKMVEFDQILFIDKDGEHIIGQPLVEKAKVVGKVLSQDKAKKILVFKYKSKKRYRKKTGHRQPYTEILIEKIEI